A genomic window from Punica granatum isolate Tunisia-2019 chromosome 2, ASM765513v2, whole genome shotgun sequence includes:
- the LOC116193651 gene encoding uncharacterized protein LOC116193651, whose protein sequence is MVISSDEEEGYISEELVDECISDDDKGEEEKAKYPEFDEKAIFGDIQLQLNMLFPNLTVFKKAVTDYNIAIGRVFKFVKNDNERVRAKCRSEGCKWEIFCSWSNEVKTFKIKKFVEPHTCARGFKNKQANKKWLAAQLVDELRSYPTMSAHDAFEWFKRCRGIHVDDYQIYRAMKLARKIVEGSEKLQYQKLWDYCEELRRRNPNSTFGLKVHRPTLELPPTFDRLYICFNANVQGFKAGCRPLIGLDGCFLKGYYGGQLLSAVAQDSNQHFYVIAVAVVGQESRDTWSWFLTNLLGDIGQYSDNG, encoded by the coding sequence ATGGTTATCTCCAGTGATGAAGAGGAAGGATATATTTCAGAAGAGTTAGTGGACGAGTGTATTTCTGATGACGACAAAGGTGAAGAGGAGAAGGCAAAGTACCCCGAGTTTGATGAGAAGGCCATATTTGGGGACATTCAATTACAGTTAAACATGTTATTCCCAAACTTGACTGTGTTCAAGAAAGCTGTGACAGATTATAATATTGCAATAGGAAGGGTGTTCAAGTTTGTGAAGAATGATAATGAAAGGGTTAGGGCAAAGTGTAGATCAGAAGGGTGCAAATGGGAGATCTTTTGCTCTTGGAGTAATGAGGTGAAAACTTTCAAAATAAAGAAGTTCGTGGAGCCACATACTTGTGCTCGGGGGTTCAAAAACAAGCAAGCTAATAAGAAGTGGTTGGCTGCTCAACTTGTTGATGAATTAAGATCATACCCGACAATGTCAGCACATGATGCTTTTGAGTGGTTTAAAAGGTGTAGAGGTATTCATGTAGATGACTATCAGATATATAGAGCAATGAAGTTGGCGAGAAAAATTGTAGAGGGGTCCGAGAAGTTGCAATATCAAAAGTTATGGGACTACTGTGAGGAACTTAGGAGGCGGAATCCTAATTCTACATTTGGTTTGAAAGTACATAGACCTACTCTAGAGCTGCCACCAACATTTGATAGGCTATACATTTGCTTTAATGCAAATGTTCAGGGGTTTAAAGCAGGATGCAGGCCCTTGATTGGGCTAGATGGGTGTTTTCTGAAGGGATATTACGGAGGACAGTTACTGTCTGCTGTTGCTCAAGATAGCAATCAACATTTTTATGTGATTGCAGTAGCTGTTGTTGGGCAAGAAAGTAGGGATACATGGAGTTGGTTTTTGACAAATTTGCTTGGTGATATTGGACAGTACAGTGACAATGGGTGA